A section of the Pedobacter sp. HDW13 genome encodes:
- the ftsH gene encoding ATP-dependent zinc metalloprotease FtsH, translated as MNDNQNTNENNKQGKRLPNIPKKPQKGSKFNIFWVYAAIIIAIIAAQFLFTTDSGKEVKYDTFESQMLLTGDVDRIVAYQTEDLVKAEVYIKKDSLDKKPQYKAYKNTSSLNMSSGPTVYFTYGGKFADLRAALAESQKALPAGRKAITFSSENRSNPLASWFLSIILPVLLLIGFWIFMMRRMGGGAGGGGQIFSIGKSKATLFDKESQVNITFNDVAGLEEAKTEVMEIVDFLKNPKKYTDLGGKIPKGALLVGSPGTGKTLLAKAVAGEAQVPFFSLSGSDFVEMFVGVGASRVRDLFKQAKDKSPCIIFIDEIDAIGRARGKNGVMGGNDERENTLNQLLVEMDGFGTNTHVIILAATNRADVLDKALLRAGRFDRQIYVDLPDVIERKQIFEVHITPLKKSEELDTEFLAKQTPGFSGADIANVCNEAALIAARKNKSAVDKQDFLDAVDRIVGGLEKKNKIITPSEKRAIAIHEAGHATVSWLLEHAAPLVKVTIVPRGQSLGAAWYLPEERLIVRPHQMLDEMCATMGGRAAEKVMFDTISTGALSDLEKVNKQARAMVTIYGLNEKLGNITYYDSSGQNEYNFSKPYSEDTALTIDKEISTLIEGQYQRAINLLEENKDKLVQLADILIEKEVLFKDDLEEIFGKRLFENQGESGTPGHITPVEA; from the coding sequence ATGAACGATAATCAAAATACCAACGAAAACAACAAACAGGGAAAAAGATTACCTAACATCCCGAAGAAACCCCAAAAAGGATCAAAATTTAACATTTTCTGGGTGTACGCAGCAATTATAATTGCCATTATTGCCGCCCAGTTCTTATTCACTACCGATAGTGGTAAAGAAGTTAAATACGATACTTTTGAAAGCCAGATGTTACTAACCGGCGACGTTGACCGGATTGTAGCTTACCAAACAGAAGACCTGGTTAAAGCTGAGGTTTACATTAAAAAAGACAGTTTAGATAAAAAACCACAATACAAAGCTTACAAAAATACAAGCTCTTTAAACATGTCGAGTGGCCCAACCGTGTACTTTACCTACGGTGGAAAATTTGCCGATTTAAGAGCTGCTTTAGCCGAATCGCAAAAAGCATTACCTGCAGGCAGAAAAGCAATTACCTTCAGTTCAGAAAATCGTAGCAATCCTTTAGCGAGCTGGTTTTTAAGTATTATTTTACCAGTATTACTTTTAATTGGTTTCTGGATTTTCATGATGCGCAGAATGGGTGGTGGTGCAGGCGGTGGCGGTCAGATTTTCAGTATCGGAAAATCTAAAGCAACCTTATTCGATAAAGAAAGTCAGGTAAACATTACGTTTAACGATGTTGCCGGTTTAGAAGAAGCTAAAACTGAGGTGATGGAAATTGTAGATTTCCTTAAAAACCCTAAAAAATATACCGATCTGGGTGGAAAAATCCCGAAAGGCGCTTTATTGGTAGGTTCGCCGGGTACCGGTAAAACCTTATTGGCTAAAGCTGTTGCCGGCGAAGCTCAGGTACCGTTTTTCTCTTTATCAGGATCTGATTTTGTTGAAATGTTTGTTGGGGTAGGTGCATCCCGTGTGCGCGACCTCTTTAAACAAGCAAAGGATAAATCACCTTGTATCATTTTCATTGATGAGATCGATGCAATTGGCCGTGCCCGTGGTAAAAACGGTGTAATGGGTGGTAACGATGAACGCGAAAATACCCTAAACCAGCTTCTGGTTGAAATGGATGGTTTTGGCACCAACACGCACGTGATTATTTTAGCCGCAACCAACCGTGCTGATGTTTTAGATAAAGCCTTATTAAGAGCTGGCCGTTTCGACAGACAAATTTATGTTGATCTACCGGATGTTATTGAGCGTAAACAAATTTTCGAAGTGCACATTACGCCTTTAAAGAAATCGGAAGAGTTAGATACTGAATTTTTAGCCAAACAAACGCCTGGTTTCTCAGGTGCAGATATTGCCAATGTTTGTAACGAAGCCGCTTTAATTGCAGCCCGAAAAAATAAATCGGCGGTTGATAAACAAGATTTCTTAGATGCTGTTGACCGGATTGTAGGTGGTTTAGAAAAGAAAAACAAAATTATTACCCCAAGCGAAAAACGTGCAATTGCAATCCACGAAGCAGGTCACGCAACGGTAAGCTGGTTATTAGAGCACGCTGCACCTTTGGTTAAAGTTACTATTGTTCCACGTGGACAGAGCTTAGGCGCAGCCTGGTACCTGCCTGAAGAGCGCTTAATTGTTCGCCCGCACCAAATGCTGGATGAAATGTGTGCTACAATGGGAGGCAGGGCTGCCGAAAAGGTAATGTTCGATACCATTTCTACAGGAGCGTTGAGCGATTTAGAGAAGGTAAACAAACAAGCGAGAGCAATGGTTACCATTTACGGCCTGAACGAAAAACTAGGAAACATTACCTATTACGATTCATCAGGTCAGAATGAATATAATTTCTCTAAACCTTATTCAGAAGATACTGCATTAACAATCGATAAAGAAATTTCTACACTGATTGAAGGTCAATACCAAAGAGCCATTAATTTGTTAGAAGAAAACAAAGATAAGCTGGTTCAATTGGCTGATATCTTAATTGAAAAAGAAGTATTGTTTAAAGATGATTTAGAAGAGATTTTCGGAAAACGCTTATTCGAAAATCAGGGAGAAAGCGGCACTCCAGGACATATTACTCCTGTAGAAGCATAA
- a CDS encoding LUD domain-containing protein, which translates to MKDNTTAKEQILKKIRKALLEKRENPYPNLEESQLYKKNTEELEVLFAEQLTAISGNFIFCEDGIDFFENMLQLADKFKWRKIYCWEPELQQFLSKYEFPFYQTDKDFEQAEVGITLCEALIARNGSVMVTNQGAAGRRLSIFPHHHIVIAKTSQLVLDLKDAFAILKNKYGNQIPSMISNITGPSRTADIEKTLVLGAHGPKELFVFLIDDFT; encoded by the coding sequence ATGAAGGATAATACAACAGCGAAAGAACAAATACTAAAAAAGATAAGAAAAGCACTGTTAGAAAAACGTGAAAATCCTTATCCCAATTTAGAAGAAAGTCAACTGTATAAAAAAAATACAGAGGAGCTGGAAGTGTTGTTTGCTGAACAACTTACAGCCATATCGGGTAATTTTATCTTCTGCGAAGATGGCATCGACTTCTTTGAAAACATGCTGCAGCTGGCTGATAAATTTAAATGGCGCAAAATATACTGCTGGGAGCCAGAATTGCAGCAGTTTTTAAGTAAATACGAATTTCCTTTTTATCAAACAGACAAAGATTTTGAACAGGCTGAGGTAGGCATTACCCTTTGCGAGGCACTAATTGCACGTAACGGAAGTGTAATGGTTACCAACCAGGGAGCCGCCGGCAGGAGACTAAGTATTTTTCCGCATCACCATATTGTAATTGCCAAAACCAGTCAGCTGGTTTTAGACCTTAAAGATGCTTTTGCTATACTAAAAAACAAATATGGCAATCAAATTCCGTCCATGATCAGCAACATTACTGGCCCAAGCAGAACTGCAGATATCGAAAAAACATTGGTTTTAGGTGCCCATGGTCCTAAAGAGCTTTTTGTATTTTTGATTGATGATTTTACCTGA
- a CDS encoding 3-oxoacyl-ACP synthase III family protein has protein sequence MSKVINTVIAGTGSYIPQNIISGNEFLNATFFENGSRLEKENAEIIDKFSEITEIVERRYACPEQLSNHIGAKAAEKAIENAGIDKETLDYIIFCHNFGDIPLGSNRSDILPSLASKVKQQLGIHNPDCVAYDIIFGCPGWVQGAIQADYYIKSGDAKRVMVIGAETLSRIIDPHDRDSMIFSDGAGAVIFEAEEAEEKKGILAHKTETHAVNYGNLLTMGKGSHPDETSGNYYLKMNGRKLYEFAVVQVPQVIKKAIDKAGLSVEDINIVFVHQANGKMDTAIMKRLFKLYGKDTVPENLVPMTISWLGNSSVATVPTLLDLVLKEQVEGYKVKAGDIAVFASVGAGMHINAFIHRF, from the coding sequence ATGAGCAAAGTAATAAATACGGTAATAGCCGGTACTGGAAGTTATATTCCGCAGAATATTATTTCTGGTAACGAATTCTTAAATGCTACGTTTTTTGAGAATGGAAGCCGACTGGAGAAGGAAAATGCTGAGATCATCGATAAATTCTCAGAAATTACAGAAATTGTAGAAAGACGGTATGCTTGCCCTGAGCAATTGAGCAACCATATCGGTGCTAAGGCAGCAGAAAAAGCGATCGAAAATGCCGGTATTGATAAGGAAACATTAGACTATATTATTTTTTGCCATAATTTCGGCGATATTCCTCTGGGTAGCAATCGCAGCGATATTTTGCCTTCACTGGCGTCAAAAGTTAAACAACAACTGGGCATACACAACCCCGATTGTGTGGCTTACGATATTATTTTTGGATGCCCTGGATGGGTTCAGGGAGCAATACAGGCAGATTACTACATTAAAAGTGGAGACGCCAAACGTGTAATGGTTATTGGTGCCGAAACACTGAGCCGCATTATCGATCCACACGACCGCGACAGTATGATCTTTTCTGATGGTGCAGGTGCTGTAATTTTCGAAGCCGAAGAGGCCGAAGAGAAGAAAGGGATACTGGCTCATAAAACAGAAACACATGCTGTAAACTATGGCAATTTATTAACCATGGGAAAAGGTTCTCACCCAGATGAAACAAGCGGCAATTATTACCTTAAAATGAATGGCAGGAAACTTTATGAGTTTGCGGTAGTTCAGGTACCCCAGGTAATTAAAAAAGCGATTGATAAAGCCGGATTGAGTGTAGAAGATATTAATATTGTATTTGTACACCAGGCAAATGGTAAAATGGATACCGCCATTATGAAACGCCTGTTTAAATTATATGGCAAAGATACCGTACCCGAAAATCTGGTGCCAATGACTATTTCGTGGCTCGGAAACAGTTCGGTAGCTACTGTACCAACCTTGTTAGACCTTGTTTTAAAAGAGCAGGTTGAAGGTTATAAGGTTAAAGCAGGCGATATTGCTGTTTTCGCTTCAGTTGGCGCTGGCATGCACATCAACGCGTTTATACACCGTTTTTAA